TCCAGCACAACCTCCTCCACCGACCTGTTGCCGAACCGATTTGCGTTTTCATAAAACTTCCTGGAAATTCCGTGCGTTTTGGAGCGTGCGTCTCGTGACCGTAACCTAACAATCGATCCGAATCCAGCGTCACCGGATGCCTCGCGATCCCTGAAGGGACATTCCCATTCACAGTCCAGAATTCCCAAAATCGGCGCTCAAGGCAGGATAGTTTTACGCAAACTTTGCAGAAAAATAAGAAATTGACGAAATCGGGGGCGATCGCCTATCTTATCGACGCAGTCTACATCCCCCGGGCCAGCACGCTCCAGCTTCCCCTTGTGGTCAAAAATCTGCTGATTCCAATCGCGCTAGCCATTTTGCTGGCGTGGCTACTGTGGAAAATTGCCAACCTCCAACGCGCCTGCCAGCAAAGCCCTCAAGCAGCTATGGCATACGCTGATGATTATTCTTAGCTTGGTGAACTGGCTGGTCTGGCTGTTCGTATGACGGGTTCCCGGAAACGCAACAAAAACTGCTGTGCAGCATCGCCGCACAGCAGTCTTGAAAACGAAATCGAATCAGTCGTCCAAACGCAGTTAGTCAATCCCAGAGACAGCCCCTAGCGGTTGGCATAACCTGTGAAGGCTGCGTCGATGTACTGAGACTGCACCCAGCCGCCCTCGGCCAGTTCCACCCAGTTGTTTTCGCGGCGACCTGTCAGCGCAACACGCTGCCCGTCGTAGAGCGTGCTGGTAACGCGGTAGCTTCCGTCTGGGCCAGAGTGAACGTTGACCGACTGGTTTGCAGCGCGGACAATCCCTTCTGGGCGAACTTCACGAGCGCCCACATAGCGGGGGTCTTCGGCGACCGTGCGGGTCACGGTATCCCGGCCGCGGAATGCTGCCAGCAAGAGGGGGAAGCCCACGATCGGCAGCAGCAGCCACCACCAAGGGAAGTTCCGAGCAGCGCCCACAGCATCATCGAACGTCACGCCGCCATCAGCCACGCTGTAGTAGCAGGTCTGGCGAGCATCTGCGCCGTCCTTGGTCACCATCAGCACCACCTTCGCATCCTTACCAGGACGGTCAGAAGCACCCGCTTCCACCACTTCCTTCAGGGCAAAGCCATTTTGCTGAGCATTTCTAATGCAGGAATCGGTAGCCGTCTGCACCACTGCCGGATCTTGAGCAAAAGCAGGAGCCGCCAGCGTTGCACCTGTCAGCAGCACAGCCACGCCAGCCGAACGAATTGCTAAAGACGTTAAGTTCTTCATGTTCAAACCATCCTATTTAGATAAAGAGGGGCAAAAAGCTAAACGGGAATCAATATTTAGACAAAATTTGGACAAAGCGGACGAATTGGACGGATAAGATACTTCTCCAAAATCGACCAGCCAATCAGAAAACCAAGCGTTAGATAAGGACAAGTCATCAAACAAAATCGTTAAATCGAGTTCGTCAAGCAAGCAATCTAATTCAACAACTCAAGCCAACATTTGTCGTAAAGCAGATGCACCCAGGCTTGATTAAGAGCTAATTTATGAAGCAAATCTTAAGAAGCCTGAAACTCTTGGCATGTGTGGCTTTGAGGTCATGTTTGCCCAGGAAAAGCGGTTTCTCGGAAATCCTTGATTAACAAGGCTTTCAGGCTCCTTTACAAATTAGCTCTAAGGACAGGCTATCAGGTCACAACTGCAATCACAACTGCAATCACAACCGTCACCACAACTGCAAAAGCAGTGTGACCCGATAAACCACCCTGCTATTTGCTAGTCAGCGAAGAAGCCAACTCGACGACCTTGCTCAAACCAGCCAGATGCTCAGAAATCGACTTGACATCGACAGAACCCGTGCTGATGCTGCTGGCATCGTCTGCAAGCTGTTTGATAGCCTGAGCCGCCTGAGAAACCAGATCCTTGGAACCGAAGACCTTAGTTTCAATCTGCTCCTTCAGAGCGTTTCCAGCATCGTCAGCAAACGCCTTCAGGTCAGCCTGGAGCTTGCTTGCAGCAGCCTTAGACGCATCAGCCACGGTGTCAGATTCGACCTTTAGGGCATCCAGCGCAGCGACCGACTCATTCAGCTTGGCGCTAGCTTTAACAAAACTCTTGGAGAGTTTGGCTTGCTCAGCAGAACCCGCAGGCGCAGTCGCCAACTTGTCCAGAGTTAGCTTCAGGTCATCTGCCAGCTTCTGAGCTTCTTTGAGACTCTTCGGCACGAGTTTGCTGACATCCGAAGCGTAGTCATCAATAACTTCCTGGGTACTGGACAGGGTTTCGAGGAAGCTCTTGATCTGGGAGGACAGCGTTGGCTCGGCCACCTTGGCTAGCACTGGAGTTGTGAAGCCCATCGGAGCAGCGATCGCCCCATCGCCAGCTACAGCAGACAGCAGTAACAAAACTCCCGCGAGGAATCCAACAAGAACCCGATTGAAAAATGAAGTCATAAAACTACAAAATCCCTTTGAATTCGATAAAGCTGACTCAGCAGAATCTAATCACAGAACGTAGACTCGCTCTATTAAGAAATCCCAAAGAAGTTAAGGGTATT
The Thermoleptolyngbya sichuanensis A183 DNA segment above includes these coding regions:
- a CDS encoding SH3 domain-containing protein gives rise to the protein MKNLTSLAIRSAGVAVLLTGATLAAPAFAQDPAVVQTATDSCIRNAQQNGFALKEVVEAGASDRPGKDAKVVLMVTKDGADARQTCYYSVADGGVTFDDAVGAARNFPWWWLLLPIVGFPLLLAAFRGRDTVTRTVAEDPRYVGAREVRPEGIVRAANQSVNVHSGPDGSYRVTSTLYDGQRVALTGRRENNWVELAEGGWVQSQYIDAAFTGYANR